In Sphingopyxis sp. FD7, a single window of DNA contains:
- a CDS encoding winged helix-turn-helix transcriptional regulator, with amino-acid sequence MKDLVSRCPIEEVMQLLSGRWPTLLIYYLSDGTKRFSELQRDNPTISHKMLTLELRKLEDAGIVERTDFDGYPRRVEYDLTPAGRRLVPLIDALGDWWDSVAAADGENMGAVEPVTAIRV; translated from the coding sequence ATGAAGGATCTGGTTTCGCGCTGTCCGATCGAGGAAGTGATGCAGCTCTTGAGCGGGCGCTGGCCGACCCTGCTGATCTATTATCTCAGCGACGGGACCAAAAGGTTCAGCGAGTTGCAGCGCGACAATCCGACGATCTCGCACAAGATGCTGACGCTCGAACTGCGCAAGCTCGAGGACGCGGGGATCGTCGAGCGCACCGACTTCGACGGCTATCCGCGCCGCGTCGAATATGATCTGACACCCGCGGGCCGGCGCCTCGTCCCGTTGATCGACGCGCTCGGCGACTGGTGGGATTCGGTCGCCGCCGCCGACGGGGAAAACATGGGGGCGGTCGAACCCGTAACAGCGATCCGTGTTTGA